The Myxococcus virescens region GACGAGCCCTTCGCCGCCCTGGACGAGCTGACGCGCGGCCGGCTGGATGATCAACTCCGCGCGCTGTGGCGCAAGCTGGGGATGACCGTGCTCTTCGTCACCCACTCCATCTCCGAAGCCGCCTACCTGGCCGAGCGAGCCGTGGTCCTGTCGCGACGTCCCGCGCGCGTGGTGCTGGACCGGACGCTGGAGCTGCCCGGTGAGCGCAGCGCTTCCCTGCGCACCGAGGCGTCCTTCGCCCGCGAGGCCCGCCTGCTCAACGAGGCCCTGGAACAAGGAGAGCGCTGGTGAACCGCGCAGCCCTTCGCGCGGCGGTCCCTCCGCTGGTGGCGCTCGTCGTCCTGCTGACCCTCTGGGAAGGCGCGGTGCGCCTGCTGGAGGTTCCGCGCTGGCTGGTGCCTCCGCCCTCGGCCATTGGTGCCGCAGGAGCCCAGGAGGCCTCCTCGCTCCTCGGCGCGGCGCTCACTACGGGCCGCTCCGCCCTGGTCGGCTTCGGGTTGAGCGCGGTCCTGGGGGTGCTCGTGGCCGTCCTCCTCGCCTCCTCGCGGATGGTGGAGCGCGCCCTCTACCCCTACACCCTCTTCCTGCAGACAGTGCCCATCGTGGCCATCGCCCCGCTGCTGGTGCTGTGGTTCGGCCCGGGCCCGCGCGCCGTCGCGGTGTCGTCCTTCATCGTCTCGCTCTTCCCGGTCATCGCCAACACGCTCACGGGGCTGCGCTCGGTGGA contains the following coding sequences:
- a CDS encoding ABC transporter permease, which codes for MNRAALRAAVPPLVALVVLLTLWEGAVRLLEVPRWLVPPPSAIGAAGAQEASSLLGAALTTGRSALVGFGLSAVLGVLVAVLLASSRMVERALYPYTLFLQTVPIVAIAPLLVLWFGPGPRAVAVSSFIVSLFPVIANTLTGLRSVEPSLRDMFRLYGARRLATLWKLELPAAMPHLFTGLRIASGLAVIGAIVGEFVAGFSEGSAGLGILVLSAYRQLRTDLLFAAVLAASGLGLVLFGVVSLTGARLLRRWHPSAQGT